The DNA segment TTGTTCAGCGTTCACCATATTATTTATGTACTCAGTTGTCCATAGAACTATTATTAATGTAATGTTTAAAATCtctagtaaatattttaaaagctttttttacatccaaaatatttttattataaaatttaagccCCTAAACAGCTAAGTAAACATTACATTTGCTGCTAATCTCTATGCATTGAGTTCTTATAGAAAAATTCACGTTAGAAAGTCGAAGCAAAACTTTATATCCATTCCTCTTACTAAGACCTCTTTTTTTAGAATGCTTATTTGTACTACTACACACAGTTTGAAATacttgaagtatttttttttgcattttttaactcAATTCTCAATTTGGTAGCCACGACTGTATagcgaaaacaataaaaatccttaaattcattttattcaataatgaaaactaatttatccttttttttgcattattataAGACATAAAAAATCTTCCTgagtacataagtacatatgtatatttacgtaCTTATCCAAATGTActaagtataaataaatttccggCATACGGtagataatattatatgtagaacttgtataaagattttttaaaatatgtaataggtacatttttatacacataattattgcttaaaaaaagaaacaaacattATATTTTCCTAAAACCCATAAGTTTACATGGGAAACGGGATAATGAGGTAACATTAGAATCGTTGACAGTTACACCACAACTGGTTAACAATGTCCagttacatgtatgtatatacagttgcaaaatatagatttttaaatttcttttacatCACATATCCTTTTTTTGCAGTATTTTGGTGCACAACTTTTGTATTCAATTTGATTTTCTTCACTGGCTCGTGTTTGAACGatttaattctaaaattcttCTTATCGTAATTAACGTGCCCATTACGTACATAAACACACTATCAAAATATATCTAATAAGCATTTATCACACCGTCTGCATTACACTTGTAACAAAGCTTACGTATTCGAGTTTTCATTCCATAAACAGAATTTACATATGACGAAAGTGGAAAAGTaaagtatattatatacttttttatttcatttcactgTCAAAGTATACTTTTTACACGTGCGGAACTGTTGCATTTGAGCCATTTGAAAGACAATCAGCGGCAGACCGACAGATATCTAGCCACACGGACACGGAACGTCGAGCGCGAGCACAGCACACAACAGAGCAGCGAGCAATTTATTGTACTAGATTCATTCGTATCGTTGATATCTTATTGGACAAACGCATGGGAGGAGACGGGGTCAAATGAATTCCTCTTATTGCGAACGAACACCAGAACTCGGGAAACTCACTGAAATTCcacaactttaaattcaatttactcCTTCTCACCTTGCATAAATACACTTCACAAACATCACATAAGAGTATATTCacagtaaataatattttgtcaatatttttgttCGATTTCGACGCGTCtaattggaaaataataatGGTAAAAAGTTTAGAGCACACGCAAAGAACTATGAACAATAGCGAATGCAACGAGATGACGTTCGACGAGTATGTATTCGGTCAAATACACTCGTTGGTactgaaaaattaattgttcGCAGTGTTGCactttcacacaaaattttaacacaaaagTTACTTAAAGAACATgcttatattataatttaagagTGCTTAAATTTGGTCTAATAATTcgcataaatataattttacataagacataaagcaatattttatttttagtttatgctTGTTggaatatgaaatatttgagCGCCTAAAGTTTGTGAAGTTGACACTACTTGAAACAGCTGTTTCAATTCACCTTTTATTTTAGGTTATTTGTAACTTCATATACAATTACTTTGTAGGTGTCGTAAACCAAAACcgcaaaagaaatataaatataatacaaaatggGTAAAGTCATGTCATTGGTCGCGAATAAAATGAACCGATTCAATGTGGAAAATAGGGCACATCGTATACTAGAGCGTGACAAACCTGTGCCGGCACCGAAATATGAATCCAATATTCAGGATATGCAACGAGCTCTTGAATGTAAATATGAAATCATTTGATGacttaaaatgtaaatttaaattacttctATTTATTTAGTGGATCCGCAGCTGGTTGATAAACTGAACAAAAAAGATTTAGCGTTGGATGAtcgtttaaaaaatgtttatgtaactTCCGAGGATAAATTTGTGGGTTAAATGGATCTTAATGaccaatttttcgaaatgcattaaattatttcattacaaATAGATTGACTATGCTGCACAACGCACAGACCCTAATAAACCGCTTCCATTAAGTAGAAAAACTCCACAAGATTTCGAGTATGGACACAGAGAACCAACACGGGTTGTGGCAGGTCGTTGTACACTGCGACAAGCGATGCAATTCATAACGGACCATCAAAGCGACCCGGAATTGTGGACGAAACAAAGAATTGCGTCAGACTATAAATTGAAAGAAGAAGTTGTCGGTAAATGGGTTCTTTTAACTAACTGTTCTGccggttttaaataaaaaccatatttttttaggtaacattcttcattattttaaaagctttaacgTATACATCCCAGATAAAGGTCAAAAGGAACGTATTCTGTCTCAATCCAGTaagaaattaattgaaagtAAATCAGAAGATTAATACTCCCGCCGTTGCACTAGGAAAACGGTAGCTATCCGGTCACATCTTGTTACTTTTATCAACAAGTTATACCACACTTAGTCGTTCGAGGAATGCGTTAAAGCTCAATGTAGTCGATAGTTTATAAGTAGAAATAATTGTTatcaaatatgaaataaatgctaaaaatatCCGCGTCGAAATCAAAccgatttaaaatattcaatttttattgagttatgtTAAACAATAATGTTAGGCGGACAATTATACAAATTCAAAGATTTGTCTTCCGATACAGATATAACTTTGTCATCTGATAAACTGTATTTTACTCCCCAAGCTTGGTCACTATGTTCTGAAAATGTATGCATGCATTTGCGTTCGGCGAAATCCCAAATTTTTACGCTCATATCACTAGAAGAAGAAGCGAAATGTTTGCCATCTTCGGAGAACGAAACACACAGCACCCACGAGGCATGACCAGATAAAGTACCCGCGACGTCCGAATGAGCTCTATAAAAAGATTGAAAGAACTCATAGTAAATGTGGTAACTGTGTAcattatacatgtacatacacatcGTATAGTTTCATATGCCCATCATCTGAAGCAGTTAGCAGCATCTGCGAGTTTGGCGAAAAGCACAAGCTTCGAACCGACATGGCGTGACCTTCCAAAGTTTGCGCCACTTTGCCCGCAGCCACATCAAATATAGTAATAATACCATCTATAGCACCACTTGCTATGTATTTCCCATCTGGACTCTACAATTATGTTATTgacattaaatttatattttataattttatatacggCTCAATGCACTGCTTTTTAAACTTACATAGGCAATGCTTAGCGTAAATTTTCCATTTTGGGGATCTAATACTTGCTCCACCTTTCCAGTTTCAACGCTATacattgaaatttttccatcatTAGATCCCGAAATCACATATTTGTTGCAGGGAGAAAAAGCTACAGTCCACAGATCAACCGGCccaaacgaaagcaaatgctTTTGTTCCCCAGTTTTAGAGTCCCAAAAGCAGAGGCTTGAGTCTAAAGAACTACTCGCGATTGCTAAATaggaacaaaattttgtaaactatTTTCATTAGTTCAACGTATTTAACACTCACTTTTTCCATCTGGACTGACAGCCACAGAAACAACACCTAAAGAGTGTCCTTTCAAGGTGTGACGTAGTTTTAATTGATCATCGTCTCGAATATCCCAAACTTTCACCAAATCATCCAGTCCGCCGGTCACAATAAAATCAACCGGGTCAGGTTTCTTTTTGCCGAACATTGAATCATTACTAGCGTCCGGGTCTTTTTCTGGGTCAGCATTATTTTCGGATTGTTCCTCTTCTGGGTGTAGGCGTCCCCAAGAGCATGACcaaatctaaaatttaaatCGTATTTGTACATTAACTATATTCAATTTACAACACACTACACAATCTTACTCCATCGTCGTGTGCAGCCTCTTCTTTATGCAACAGGGAGAACTAGAAttacattcaaaaatataagttatAACAGTGGCCTAAagcataatttataatttctacCTACCATTGCTTTAATTCTATAAAACTAACAACAGTTTAGATTATAATTACAATTTGCCGCACACTTACTGCCACAAAAtgccaaataaaaacaaattgacaAAACCAGATGTAAGCTTACcatattgcaaaaatatgagGTATTACcatattaatgaattaataCTTATAAGAAACatttgaagtaaaatttaacttatattaattaatataaaggatatattaaaaaaaccataaaagctgttttcatataaaattttgaataactaATGAAATTGAAACTACATATTAGAAATCCTCTGCAATAGTGATGCCACTCAGAATTTACAACATATTTCAACTTACTGAACAAAAAaatctgtttaattttttatgtataatttctaatttttaaccaaaatttctttgtaaatctaatataccatataaaagtttttaataagttgAAATCATTGACAATCTCTATGAGCAGACGAATTTAATGGTACGTGTGTACACATTAAAATCTACTACTACAAATGTGGGGGATTTTCCCAGTAATGCATTTTGGGGCCTAATCTACCTGTCACTGCAGTCATTTCTCGTGAAACGGCAGAGTTGAATGTGGTGAACGGTTTTGGTGAGCGCATTCTAATTAATCcttatttcagaaatataaataatttaggAGCAGAAACTCCTCAACCGCTCGATAACAGATAacatatttaatacaaattgAAATCACAGTGTGTAAAATTTGATTGAATTTATGTGCAATCAAACGAAAAATAACCGATTGTTACGAAACAACGAGTGAATGCAtgcattgaaaatacacgataataaaaaaatgtaagaatagtaaaagcaaagaaattgaGCAGAAAATATGGCGATAGCCGGAGAAAATCCAAATAAAAGAAGTGAAtgctaaacaaaaaatatatttttaagttatttggtgaaattttaaaaagctgTGTGCTTCTTTCTAGTGTACAAAATCGATTGTAAATCAAATAATACCTCCAATTTATTTTTGGcgttatagaaaataaaaagaattgttTTCTGCGGCGCGTGTGATTAATCAGACtcttatttgtatatgtatctaAATATGTTGGATACTCCTGCGCATAAGAGTCGAATTTGGGTGGACGGATAAACGTTCAGAATTAGTCAGACGGTAAACAGTACGGCCGGTGCCTTCTGTTGAAGCACTTAGCATTcattgaacaaatttttcaataaatacttTGTAGTTGTTTAGAATTTTTGGTAGATTATCCCATAATGCATATTTTGAGATGACTATATTAGTAATATAAAACCTAATTGTTTATCGCAGTAATGATTAGACATTGTTAGGGCTCAAGTTAGGAAATGAGATTGATTGAAACTAATTTTTCttactgttaatttttttatatttttgataatttttactaaaataagaagtagtccaaaaatatccttctttaacaaacatacaaatgtatgcatgtacgaatgcaaatacatatacatatgtatatacatacatacatacatatatgcatacttcTTGTACATACTTCGTCGTGCTGTTTCTCATAAACAAAAGTGCAACCGgtttttattatgatattttgttttctattttcgtCCCTATTTTCTATTATCGACTAAAATTCGACGTTTAATTGTAGTACGAGGTCTCTGTTGAACAAAAGAGATAAAACACAACAAaccaaaaatcgaaaaatagtttaagaataaataaagcgTTTGGAAAATATCGAGAAATGTAAGTACCAACAATTTGCATATActcagtattttttttgtttataactaaaatatgtgtctacatacataaataagtacATCTTATAGATACGATTATAAGTATATGCTTAAGACAGAAATTTTGAGTTGATTTTAGATAAAATCTGATTTGGAATGGTATAAACAATATAGTTTGTTTATTTCTAAGCagaaaaagattaaataattaaaaaaaaatatgtttgctatatgaacaaattttaatttaactttaacaaaattcTTTTTGCCAAATTGgtattgcaaaaaataaataactttcaataattccaataaatattcaaatttccattttgtgccaaatttcgatTTGCATGGGTAGGCATTTGCTAAAAAGCCAGGTGCGAACAATTGGCATTCTTAAAATAGTTGTCCGACACTCAATCGTTGAGTTCAGCGTTGGTAAAATATAAGCATAAATAGCAACAAACAGTGCTGTGGCGTTAAGCATACAAAcctttgtataaatataattcatGCATGCAAATACTCttacctaaatacatacatatgtctgtatataccaatgtatgtaagtaagtttTATGTACCCGTGAGTTCACTTTTATAAATTTAggtataataacaaaaataatttgcatgcaacggtaaaataaaataattattgatttgaaaGCGATTGTTCATAATACTTGAATTCGGCTCTAGCGACAATAAAATGTTGGTcagtaataattaatttttagttgatAAGTCGATCTGACTTCCTTGTGGGTATTGCCAATCGCTACTAAAACTTTCTGAGCAGATTATTGGATGTTTATTAAAGTTCAAATATTAACttcaacataaaaattattttgtttgtggaAAAATAATGCTATTTCCTTATCTTATCGCGCGTCACATACAACAGTTATCTGACAATACTATCATTTACAGCTTTGCGGTTCTGAAAGAAGTAGAATACAAAAATGTtagatataaatatgaaaacaacaaaaacaaaaaaataaataaacgcgGTAATTATAAACGCGAATGAAGTCACTAACATTCGCTATTTTTAGCAAACTAGTAACAATCTCAACTGCTGCATCGctgttttgtgttgttgtagcCTTAAGTCATTCTCCACAATGTTTGTGAATGCTTGGCGCTGCCtctattaaaataacaaaagaaacgCCGTCagataatttaaactttttaagagTCCAAGTTGAACTTTTTCGCTGGTTCCTATCTAATGACTGCACAGCGCTTGCTTACCTAAGTAAGAGAGTATCTTTTGTGTGcggatattttttattttgcttttcctTCGCTTAAAGGCTTCGCCTGGGGTTAGGTGTCGCAGACTGCCATGTCAATGTGCCGCTTTTCGCTCTCCCCATTCACAAACGCCACCGGGGCTTGGCATTTATGCATTTGAACTATTGTCAGCTGTGTTTGCTCGTCGCAAATTCACGTGCTGCCCGTGGAAATGTATACCGAACAAAGCGTTAAGCAAACTACCTAAAATCTTTTATTGTGCAGTGCTATGGAGAGTGGTCAACAAACGTTTAAGTTTAATTGATGCATACTAAATGCATTCTAAGACGACGtgctttgaaaaaatatccataatcaaaaactttaatgtttaagcttataaattctaattatttaagttttttggtTGAATTGCCGactataaacatattttttatactgcGAATAGTTTGTTATCGatttataattgtatttttcttcatttcgaTCTCAGATATTGTTCTCGTTTCCAAAAAACGTCGGAGCCTTAAAGTATATATGATAAGTGTGAtaagctgaatcgatttagccatgtacatcagtttttgagatttcggtctgaaattttgcaaacgtccttTTCTGTTATAAAAACTGCTCATtctaaatcaagttcttgcatgaaaaacttttatatttgtcgaaatattttcacgaaTATGCCAGCGATTATACTCCAAGGAATCGCtgcaatctccgaacatattgctGCGATCGGTtccatgtatatatacatacatacatatgtagctgccatacaaactagccGATCAAAACCAAAATCAACTCGCcgtgtttttatacccttttgtgctgtaagaaatgcacctatgaagggtattattactttattaataatttatttgattttaaattaaatttcgcaaattaaaaaaattattgcccaGTCTGTTAGTTCTTCACATGGTATATTTTTCCTTAACGCCAGCATGTTCCCTTATCTTTTAACGGTATAACTTTGCTTCAGTTTTAACAAATTTCCGCCCGGTTATAATGCAAATCATAATGCTTCAATAATCTTCACCTAGGGTATCACCAGCGTGAATGCAGCAATTTCTTTCATCtccatatataagtacatacagacacatagcgttacatcatacatacatacatataaatatacatatatgtacacatatacttGTAACGAGTGAATGCACAATAAATTTAGTTGATTATTAAGCTGCTGTCTGCCCGGCAGATAACCACTTAGTCGTAGCCCAGGCAACGAACGCGTTAGCTCAGCTGCAAAGTTCATGACCGGCACAAAGCGCTCTACTACAACTTATCGCACTATTATTCTGGTGTgaatatgaaaagaaacaaacaaaaccgATGAAGACAAGGAAAGCGCCCGCTGCAGATAGGTTATACTTTGGCGCATatacacataaaaaatatgtatgtatgtatgtgcatacgaTGCGGCAATAACACGATGTTAATCATTACGACAATGACGAAGGCTCTGAATGAACGGCTGAaagactttgtttttttttcagctgCGACTAAGTTTTATTCCATTGTGTCGAATAATTTAAGCAACCATTGACGGCATGACTCAGAAGCGCTCAGTCCACGGCTAGATGACTTGCATAGCTTTGAGGCGAGTTCAACGTAACTAGCACGCTACACGTTGTCACTTAGTAATTGATTTGAATGCTTATTTACACTCTCCGTTACTAAATTGCTCAGCTGCACGCTTGAATATTTCCAACCACATTACTTGTAATTTAGCAAGCATTACTAAGAGCACCAGACGTATGGCTGAAGTTGCTGCTGATTTTGATGCTGACAGTCAATTGCTGAAAATAATTAAGTGCTGCTCGCTGCGCCAAGTGAGTCAAGGTCAGTCAGAAGCTCTACAGCTTTCACCCCATGCAAGTGAAACGCTTCAGGCGGCTATTTTCTTGAGCACCACATAAAAATAGCATGTAAATATCTGAATTTTTTCTGTATGACACAGCAAGTAGTAGCCGTAGTCACATatcaaaaagcataaaaattgcTTGTGCGTTCGCGTTTGCTATGCGTATCTGGTTGGCGCCTCTACGTCTTGTTGGTATGATGTCATGCATGAATGTGGCTCCAAGTTGACGCTTTGAAAGAAAGGACATGAACATAAAAGAATTGGCTGCACTGGTTGCTCACCCTGCCGACACAAATAGAACGTATTCtctgatatgtatgtatgtgcgtgtagTTGTAGTGACGACGAGGTACGAAACCTAAAAAGTTCAATGTATTTTTTGGGCTGCGACACTTTTTATGCTACTAGAAGTTGTAGCGCTGCATTTACTCTAATAAATTCCACTTCATATTTCGCTATTTTCTAAATTTGATAATTGAAGAATTGTTGGTGGCATaaagtttgtatttttattccTCATAATTAATACTGTTAGGTGAGGTGAGTTAAGGCCCATCAGAAAGAAGAAAGCTTTCCATGtcatttaaggggttatatccacttatgattttcaaaaaatcgatttgttttgtatatcaaatgtacatacatacatatatttgaagtaatttttttcgaaattttgaagttgatccggaaaatagtttcggagatatgagcgcatttgtaagaattttttaacttaatataaTCTTCTCACGAAACTTTAGACAGATTTCTTTTTAAGCACTGTTTTCATAGTCGGtgaagaaaagttctgcgaagcGGTTGGATTGATGGACTTAAAATACTAAACCCACCTTCttagatatacataagtatttgttTCATAATAATGGAAGGAATACGAAATACTCTTTTTTAATCTAAGCAGCGGAATAAATTCCGATTTCTGTTGGTCGCAAACCGAAGTAAACCTTATCGTATAGAATTTTCCGAACACTACTGTAGGATAACTAATGTAGCGTAAGTATTTACAGTCCAACCATTATGCGATTCTCTTGCCGCCATTATCCACCAACTCCCATGCTAACGAGTTAACAAATTCGTTACACCCCACATAGATCGACGGGCATTTTTCATCGCCATATTTTCCGCCCTATTCTTTTGATGCTTCCATTTGTGTGAGGCATTGTGCACTTTATGCACTGTGACTTGCAGTAATAGCATCGCCAGCGTCAGCAGTGGCGGCAGCGTTTGCACTCTTGGCACCATTTCACTTGAGCATTTCGCGTTCGAACAACAAACCCAGTTTTAAGAGCAGTTTAAGTACatcgaaatatgtacataaatatgtttatatgtgcgACTATTTGTGCAACAAACAGCACTCTGTACTTCCTGGCGTCGGCGATATTCAGAAACTTTGTCACAGGCCATTatacaaattgtttttatttcttagtTTACACTTTGCTGCAGAAAAGTTATAGAAATATGAGTAATCCAGCATCACAATTGACACATTTAACAAATagccttacatacatacatattatttatgtatacgactgcaacgaatTTTACATTTGCGACAACTGATTTATAGAAAGAGCACAAACGGTTTTTCGAACCCATAAAACATTCTCTTCTTGTTTGAGTTTAGTGTTTTCTTGATTTTCGAAGTACTATCATAAGCATTTTCTTTGAACAACAGCAGAACACTGACACTAAATGCAATAGCTCTCAAACTGTTGCATGTAGCGATTTTAGTTTTCTATCTTGAACCGTCTTGCCATGAAGcatgtaacactcagaaggaatcgtcggtgGCCATAACAAATATAAATGGTCGGTGGTACGAGCTGATTAAGCCTGTCCGTCTTTTTGTATAtcaactagtccctcagttgtTGAGATATATGTAGCTCTTAAATTATGCGAGCAACCTCTTCTTTCAAGAGCTACTCATAAGTCGGAaacgctgatatcggaccaacTGAaggataaaaatcaagttccctttattctgcttcttctttactggcgtagacatcgctatagccgagttaacaactgtgcgccagtcgtttcggcttttcgctatttggcacCAACTCGAGACACCAAGTgcaaccaggtccttctccacctgatctctcccaCATactggaagtcttcctctttctctgcttccaccggaatgcaaaaccttcaaagctggagtgtttctttccatccgggcaacatgacctagaCAGCGCTGCCGGTGTCTTTTGATTTGATGAATTAtggtatgtcaatgtcgtcgcaaAAGGCCATAAATCGTCCGCAAAAGTTTTCTCCTGAACACTCCTAAGGCTGACTTATCAGATGATGttattgtccatgcctctgcaccatatagcacgaCGGGGATAATGATGCAGAATTTAGTGTttatttgtcgagagaggattttactactcagtccaaaatagcatctgttggcaagagttattgtgcgttgttgttggtgttatacgaaattatcgacgacttcaaagttatgattgtAAATAGTGAAGTGCGAGCCAAGTTGCGAATGCtaagactgtttgtttgatgagatgagatatttcgtcttgtttcacaaccagacccatatgcttcgctttcttattcAGTCTAGGgatagcagaactaacggtgcgatTGTTGAAGGCagtgatattaatatcatcggcgtacgccagcagctgtacacttttatagaagattatatcttctctatttagctctacAGCTTGTACTATTTTCTCCATCAATAGAGTGAAGTAGCCACACGATAGGAGGTCTCCTTGTCTGACACCTCTCTTGAAACCGTCTGGTTTGCAGAGTTTCTTCCCGATCGTGATGAAGactttggtgttgctcaacgtcagtttacacagccgtattggcTTTGCAgttctttttcgtgctgtcgccgctttaaaatcgacgaatcaaataatttgttgacggtgggcttcagtaTTTCACACACTGCGTTTAAtaagaccttatatgcgatatgaAGGAGGattatcccacggtaattgaCATATAATGTGGGCTCCtcgtttttgtggattgggcagagcacacctAGGTCCCAATCTGACCATATCTGATGCCATATATCATGcactttatcagttcttcgccccCGTGCTTGAAAatctcggccggtaatccatcggcccctgctgctttgttgtttttcaggcgggtaattgctattcgaaccttaTCATAGTCAGGAAATGGAACATATATTCCATCGGTGAATTGGATTCGCCTTCTCCAGATGTAATACTTTCACTGGCGTTCATCAGGCTGGAGAAGCGTTCCCGCTATAACTTCAGTATGTTTTCcacatcagtcactagatcaccactTTGGGTCTTACAAGAGTTTGCTCCAATCTCTTTATTAGAGAAGAGTAGtctagcttcggtgcaaacgAAGTTAATCGACAGTGCTTACATGACCATCGGACTCTACGATTTCCATTATTTATCCCTATTTTCGGTTATTGGCCTTCCAAAATGTGGGAAATTTATCTGAACATTAGCTGGCTTGTATTTTCGCTTTTATAAGAAGTAAGTTAAAAATGGCGTATTTTCTGTTTGCTGGTTTTCATCCACATCAAACAATACTGAGTCAAGCGATCACAAACTTAATTTTGCTGATAAAaacgttttatttatataaaagattttccatttttaagcTTTCATGAACTCTTTACAAAGAGTTGTCTCATTTGACAGTCTCTTCAATTTCTAAGGAATTTCTGGAAATACTCTTTGGCAGCgcaatttcaaatttcgtttATGTTTATGCAAATATAAAGCTCGTATGCCACTAAAAGCGTGCACCAACGCATATGCAAACACATTACGGTAAGGACCAACAAATtggatttaaataaattaaatgacaaactcgacaaatataataaaatcgtCAGTCTA comes from the Bactrocera neohumeralis isolate Rockhampton chromosome 2, APGP_CSIRO_Bneo_wtdbg2-racon-allhic-juicebox.fasta_v2, whole genome shotgun sequence genome and includes:
- the LOC126758954 gene encoding protein NDUFAF4 homolog, coding for MGKVMSLVANKMNRFNVENRAHRILERDKPVPAPKYESNIQDMQRALELDPQLVDKLNKKDLALDDRLKNVYVTSEDKFIDYAAQRTDPNKPLPLSRKTPQDFEYGHREPTRVVAGRCTLRQAMQFITDHQSDPELWTKQRIASDYKLKEEVVGNILHYFKSFNVYIPDKGQKERILSQSSKKLIESKSED
- the LOC126758938 gene encoding WD repeat-containing protein 61; protein product: MFSLLHKEEAAHDDGIWSCSWGRLHPEEEQSENNADPEKDPDASNDSMFGKKKPDPVDFIVTGGLDDLVKVWDIRDDDQLKLRHTLKGHSLGVVSVAVSPDGKTIASSSLDSSLCFWDSKTGEQKHLLSFGPVDLWTVAFSPCNKYVISGSNDGKISMYSVETGKVEQVLDPQNGKFTLSIAYSPDGKYIASGAIDGIITIFDVAAGKVAQTLEGHAMSVRSLCFSPNSQMLLTASDDGHMKLYDVAHSDVAGTLSGHASWVLCVSFSEDGKHFASSSSDMSVKIWDFAERKCMHTFSEHSDQAWGVKYSLSDDKVISVSEDKSLNLYNCPPNIIV